The Pseudomonas sp. IAC-BECa141 genome contains the following window.
CGGTGGCGATGGCCGACAAGGTGCCGGTCGAACACGGCACCACCACCATCGCCGCCGGAGCGCCGGAGCCCGAGGCCACCGGCGACATCCAGTCTTCCTTGCCGTAGACCCGAATCTGTCCGGCGGCCGCGCCGGTGTATTCAGTGAGAAACGCCTGCATCATTTGCGGCTTGGCCGGCAGCGACACATCCGTCTCGGTGGCCATCACCAGTTGCGCGGCCTTGGAGATCAGGAAGTGCACCTCGCGATCCTCGCGCACCAGACAGTCCAGCAGGCGCAAACCGTACTGGGCGCCGGACGCGCCGGTCATCGCCAGCGTGATGCGTTCCGTGCCGCCGTCACGGGAAAAAGTGTTCATTTCAGCGCCTCGGCGAGTTTGCCATGCAGGCCGCCGAAGCCGCCGTTGCTCATGATCACCACATGGGTGCCGGGCTGGGCCTGGCTCTTCACGCGCTCGATGATGCCTTCCAGCGAGTCGCTGACAATCGACGGCACCGTGCACAGCGCGGCGGTGCCGGCCAGATCCCAGCCGAGGTTGGCCGGGGCGTACCAGATCACCTGATCGGCATCGACCACGCTGTCCGGCAGACCGTCACGGTGGGCGCCGAGCTTCATCGAGTTGGAGCGCGGTTCGATGATCGCGATCAGCGGTGCATCGCCGATGCGCTTTCGCAGGCCGTCAAGGGTGGTGGCAATCGCGGTCGGGTGGTGGGCGAAGTCGTCGTAGATGGTGATGCCGCGTACTTCCGCGACTTTTTCCATCCGGCGTTTGACGCTCTTGAAAGCGCTCAACCCTGCAATGCCCATGGACGGCACAACGCCGACGTGACGCGCCGCCGCCAGAGTGGCCAATGCGTTGGCGACGTTGTGCTGGCCGGTCAATTCCCACTCGACCACGCCTTGGGGCACGCCTTCGAACATCACTTCGAACGCCGAGCCGTCGTCTTTCAGCAACTTGACCTGCCACTGACCGCCAGCACCGGTGGTTTGCACCGGGGTCCAGCAGCCCATCTCGATCACACGCTGCAGGGCCGGTTCGGTGGTCGGGTGAATCACCAGGCCTTCGCTGGGGATGGTTCGCACCAAATGGTGGAACTGCCGCTCGATGGCTGGCAAGTCAGGGAAAATGTCGGCGTGATCGAACTCAAGGTTGTTGAGGATCGCCGTGCGCGGACGGTAGTGGACGAACTTCGAACGCTTGTCGAAGAACGCGCTGTCGTATTCGTCGGCCTCGATCACGAAGAACGGCGTGCCGCCCAGACGCGCCGACACCGAGAAATTCTGCGGCACGCCGCCGATCAGGAAGCCCGGGCTCATGCCGGCATGTTCCAGCACCCAGGCGAGCATGCTGCTGGTGGTGGTCTTGCCGTGTGTACCGGCAACCGCCAGCACCCAGCGCCCTTGCAGCACATGGTCGGCCAGCCATTGCGGGCCGGAGACGTACGGCAGGCCTTTGTTCAGCACATATTCCACTGCCGGGTTGCCGCGGGACATGGCGTTACCGATCACCACCAGATCCGGTGCCGGATCGAGCTGCGCCGGGTCGTAACCCTGGGTCAGCTCAATGCCCTGGGCTTCGAGCTGAGTGCTCATCGGCGGATAGACGTTGGCATCGGAGCCGGTCACGTGATGGCCCAGCTCTTTGGCCAGAACCGCCATCGAGCCCATGAAAGTCCCGCAGATACCCAGAATATGAATGTGCATAGTCGACCTCGTAAAACATGGCCGCAGGTTAGCGCAGGGAGGGGGAAATGGCACTCTTTAGCTGATCACCCGACATGATCGTTCCCACGCTCTGCGTGGGAATGCAGCGCAGGACGCTCTGCGTCCAAAAGCGGACGCTCTGCGTCCGGGGAGGCATTCCCACGCAGAGCGTGGGAACGATCAGCACGAAGATTCAGGCGGTTCGGGCAATCCCGTGCTTGCGCAGCTTTCTATAAAGCGTATTGCGACTGACGCCCAACTGCTGCGCCGTGTGGGTCATGTGCCAGCGGGTGTGCTCCAGGGCATTGAGCAAGGCCATCCGCTCGGCATCTTCCAGCGGATGCTCGGACGACGACTCATCGACCTTGACCAGGAGCGGCTGCACCTGCCGGAACATCGCGGGCAGATCATCGAGCCCGATCCGACCTTCATCGCACAACGCCGCCAGCGTGCGCAGCACATTGCGCATCTGCCGCACATTGCCCGGCCAGTTGAACCCGAGTAATGCCTGGCGCGCCGGCGCTTCGATCAGGATCGTTTCCCCGCCTGCCTCTTCGGCCAGCAGGAAATCCAGCAACTGCGACTTGTCACTGCGCTTGCGCAACGGCGGCAACGCGACTTCCAGCCCGTTGAGCCGGTAGTAAAGGTCTTCACGGAAACTGCCGTCGCCAACCCGCTCCAGCAGATTGCGGTGAGTGGCGCTGATGATCCGCACGTTGACCGCTTCCGGCTCGCCGCCGATCGGCACCACTTGCCGGTCTTCGAGCACTCGCAGCAGTCGGGTCTGCAAGGCCAGCGGCATGTCGCCGATTTCATCAAGGAACAGCGTGCCGCCATCGGCCTGCTGCAGCTTGCCGCGCATGCCGTCCTTGCGCGCGCCGGTGAAACTGCCGCCGCGATAGCCGAACAGTTCACTCTCGATCAGGCTTTCGGGAATCGCCGCGCAGTTGAGGGCGACGAACGCCTTGCCGGCGCGCTGACTGGCGTTGTGCACAGCCTTGGCGAATGCCTCTTTGCCGGAGCCGGTTTCGCCGTTGATCAGCAGTGGCACGTCACGTTCGAATACCCGCAGCGACTTGCGAAAATCCGCCTGCAACGCCGCATCACCGAGGCAAATACCTGCAAGACGCGGCGCTTCGACAAGCGCAGGAGCCGGCGCGGCCGGCAACGGCCGACGGGTTTCGCCGCGCAGCACCGCAAACAGATGCCGACCGTCACGGGTGCGCAACGGCCAACTGGCGCTGGCATTGGCACTGGCGCGCCCGAGCAATTCATCCAGCGAACAATCGAAAAACGCCTCCACCGGTTTGCCGAGCAAGCCGCCGCGAATATGCCCGAGCAGGTTCAATGCACTCTGATTGACCGCGCTGATCCGCCCTTCCCCGTCAAACGCCAGCAGCCCTTCGCTGAACAGCCCGACGGATTCGGCCTGGAGATGGAAACGCAGCAACAATTGGTTATCGAAGCAGCGCAGGAAATAGCAGCTCTCGATCATCTTCGCCGACAGATTGACCAGTGCCATGGTGTGGAACTGGCTCTGGCGCGAGACGTCGTGTCGCGCCGAGGAAACGTCGAGCACCGCCAGCAGTTCGCCATGGGGGTCAAACACCGGGCTCGCCGAGCAGGTCAGGCCGGTGTGGCGGCCGCGAAAGTGTTCGTCTTGATGAATGGTCAGGGCCTGGCGCTCCACCAGGCAGGTGCCGATGCCGTTGGTGCCTTCGCAGGCCTCGCTCCAGTCGGAACCCAGCCACAGGCCGGCGCGTTCAAAGATCTTGCGTTCGGCGGGGGCGGTGACGCAGTTGAGGATCACCCCGCGCGCGTCGGTCAGCAGTACCGCGTGGCCGGCGCCGGAGAGCTGTTGATGCAGGCTGCTCATTTCATTGCCGGCGATCTGCAACACCTGTTGCAACCGTTCGCGGCTTTCAAGGACACGACCGTGTTCGAGCACGGTCGGCGCCATGGTCAGGGCCGGGTCGAGGTGATAGTCCTCAAGACAACGCAGCCACGAGCGGGCAATCGACGGGTCGGCACCGGGACCATGCAGGTGCGGTTTGCCCTGGGTGACGGTGAGAACCTGTTGGGCATGGCGACTCAAATGGTTGTCGTGCATTTCTTATTATTCTCCCCGAGGCTCATCGGCCCATGCGTGAAGTGGTGCCCAGCATCCTCCAGCCAACCGGTCTTTGCAATGCTGGCAAGACTGCCCGGTCACGGGTTGTGCCAGAAGCGGTACAAACTGTCACCCAAGCTGTACCGATAGCGTCACAGACGCTTGCCACTTGTCCGACGGAAATCGCGCAAGGCGTTGATTTGCCTGACCTGCACGGCAGTGGCCCGACCTTTGCTCTACGCTTATAGCAAGCGCTCATGCGCGTCTCTCTGATAAATACAACAGCCAAGGAGAACATCATGCGTTACGCTCACCCCGGTACTGACGGCGCCAAAGTCTCGTTCAAGAGCAAGTACGGTAACTACATCGGCGGCGAGTTCGTCGCGCCTGTCAAAGGTCAGTACTTCACCAACACCTCGCCTGTTAATGGCCAACCGATTGCCGAATTCCCGCGTTCCACGGCCGAAGACATCGAAAAAGCCCTGGACGCCGCCCACGCTGCCGCCGATGCCTGGGGTTCCACTTCCGCCCAGGCACGTTCGCTGATCCTGCTGAAAATCGCCGACCGCATCGAGCAGAACCTCGAAACCCTGGCGATCACCGAAACCTGGGACAACGGCAAAGCCATCCGCGAAACCCTCAACGCCGACATCCCGCTGGCGGCCGACCATTTCCGCTATTTCGCCGGGTGCCTGCGCGCCCAGGAAGGCAGCGCCGCCGAGATCGATGGCAACACCGTGGCCTATCACATCCATGAACCACTGGGCGTGGTCGGCCAGATCATCCCGTGGAACTTCCCGATTCTGATGGCCGCGTGGAAACTCGCCCCGGCCCTCGCCGCCGGCAACTGCGTGGTACTCAAGCCTGCCGAGCAAACCCCGCTGGGCATCAGCGTGCTGCTGGAGCTGATCGGCGACCTGCTGCCGCCGGGCGTGCTGAACGTGGTGCAAGGGTTCGGCAAAGAAGCCGGCGAAGCCCTGGCCACCAGCAAGCGCATCGCCAAGATCGCCTTCACCGGCTCGACGCCGGTCGGCTCGCACATCATGAAATGCGCTGCCGAGAACATCATTCCGTCGACCGTTGAGCTGGGCGGCAAATCGCCGAACATCTTCTTCGAAGACATCATGCAGGCCGAGCCAAGCTTCATCGAAAAAGCCGCTGAAGGTCTGGTACTGGCGTTCTTCAACCAGGGCGAAGTCTGCACCTGCCCGTCCCGCGCACTGGTTCAGGAGTCGATCTATCCGCAGTTCATGGAAGCGGTGATGAAAAAGGTCAGCCAGATCAAACGGGGTGACCCACTCGACACCGACACCATGGTCGGCGCCCAGGCGTCCGAGCAGCAATTCGACAAGATCCTTTCGTACCTGGAAATCGCCAAGGGCGAAGGGGCCGAACTGCTGACCGGCGGCAAGGTGGAAAAACTCGAAGGCAACCTGGCCTCCGGTTATTACATCCAGCCAACCCTGCTCAAGGGCACCAACAAAATGCGTGTGTTCCAGGAAGAAATCTTCGGCCCGGTGGTGAGCATCACCACCTTCAAGGACGAAGCCGAAGCCCTGGCAATTGCCAACGACACCGAGTTCGGCCTGGGTGCCGGCCTCTGGACCCGCGACATCAACCGCGCTTATCGCGTGGGCCGCGCCATCAAGGCCGGTCGCGTGTGGACCAACTGCTACCACCTGTACCCGGCGCATGCCGCGTTCGGCGGGTACAAGAAGTCCGGCGTCGGCCGTGAAACCCACAAGATGATGCTCGACCATTACCAACAGACCAAAAACCTGCTGGTGAGCTACGACATCAACCCGCTGGGCTTCTTCTAAAACCTCGGGGCAATACAGGGAGTCCTGTGTTGCCCTTTAACTGGCCATCGCTGGCAAGCCAGCTCCCACAGGTTTTGGTGCTGCTGGGGCTTGCGCAGATCCTGGTGGGAACCGGCTTGCCGGCGATAGCGTCCTGACTGACACACCCCAAATGGCCTGGCCGCTCTGGCACGGGCCTTGCGTACCTGTCATTCAGGATTTGCATGAACACTGCCGCTGCGTGAACAGCATCCACCCACTCAACCGCTGCACCTGAAAGTCCAACAGATCGAACAATAAAAAAGACAGAGAGGACTTATGACTTCCACCACACAGCTCAAACCCACACTCGGCACCCTGCACCTCTGGGGCATTGCCGTCGGCCTGGTGATTTCCGGCGAATACTTCGGCTGGAGTTATGGCTGGGGCACGGCGGGAACCCTGGGTTTTCTGGTCACGGCCCTGATGGTCGCGACCATGTATACCTGCTTCATCTTCAGTTTCACCGAACTGACCACCGCGATTCCCCATGCAGGCGGGCCGTTTGCCTACAGCCGCCGGGCGTTCGGCGAGAAAGGCGGATTGATCGCCGGGATCGCCACCCTGATCGAATTCGTGTTCGCCCCGCCGGCCATCGCCATGGCCATCGGCGCGTATCTGAATGTGCAATATCCGGGGCTCGACCCCAAACTCGCGGCAGTCGGTGCGTATTTCGTGTTCATGACGTTGAACATCCTTGGCGTCAGCATCGCTGCGACTTTCGAGCTGGTGGTTACCGTGCTCGCCGTCGCCGAACTGCTGGTGTTCATGGGCGTGGTGGCACCGGGCTTCAGCTTCAGCAACTTCGTGCTGAATGGCTGGTCGGGTGCCAATGAGTTCACAATGGGCTCGATTCCGGGCATTTTCGCGGCGATTCCCTTCGCGATCTGGTTCTTCCTTGCCATCGAAGGCGCGGCCATGGCGGCCGAGGAAGCCAAGGACCCGAAACGCACGATTCCACGGGCCTACGTCAGCGGCATCCTGACCCTGGTGTTCCTGGCAATCGGCGTGATGGTGATGGCCGGCGGCGTCGGCGACTGGCGCCAGTTGTCGAACATCAACGACCCGCTGCCGCAGGCGATGAAAGCGGTAGTCGGCAACAATTCGACCTGGATGCACATGCTGGTGTGGATCGGTCTGTTCGGGCTGGTGGCGAGTTTCCACGGGATCATCCTCGGCTACTCGCGGCAGTTCTTCGCCCTGGCCCGGGCCGGTTACCTGCCGAAAGGCCTGGCGAAACTCTCGCGTTTCCAGACCCCGCACCGGGCGATCCTGGCCGGCGGCGTGGTCGGCATCGCGGCGATCTACAGCGACGGACTGGTCAATCTGCAAGGCATGACCCTGACGGCGGCGATGATCACCATGTCGGTGTTCGGCGCCATCATGATGTACATCATCAGCATGCTCAGCCTGTTCAAACTGCGCAAAACCGAGCCGAATCTGGAGCGCACCTTCCGCGCGCCGGGCTATCCGGTGGTGCCGGCCATCGCGCTGTTCCTGGCGCTGGTGTGCCTGGTGGCCATGGCCTGGTTCAACACGCTGATCGGCTGTGTATTCCTCGGTTTCATGGCCGCCGGTTACCTGTATTTCCAGCTGACCGCCAAACAACGCTCCGAAGCACCGGCAGACGCTATGCTCGAAAGTGTCTGAACGTTATCCGGATTGCACCGGCACCGGGCCTCAGGCTCGGTGCCTGCACTAAAAGCATTCATTCAGGAGGAACGCGCCCAATGGCCGCATTTGCCCATACCGTCGGCGCCCAGACCTACCGCTTCGACAGCCTCAAGGACGTGATGGCCAAGGCCAGTCCGGCACGTTCCGGGGATTTCCTGGCCGGCGTCGCCGCGCTCAACGATGGCGAGCGAGTGGCCGCGCAAATGGCGCTGGCCGACATCCCGCTCACGCATTTCCTGCAGGAAGCGCTGATTCCCTACGAAGCCGATGAAGTCACCCGGCTGATCATCGACGGCCATGACAAACAGGCCTTCGCGGTTGTCAGCCATCTAACGGTTGGCGGCTTTCGCGACTGGCTGTTGAGCGAGGCGGCCGACGAGTCCGGCCTGCGTGCTCTGGCCCCCGGCCTGACACCGGAAATGGTCGCCGCCGTGTCGAAGATCATGCGCGTGCAGGATCTGGTACTGGTGGCGCAGAAGATCCGCGTCGTCACCAAATTTCGCGGAACCCTCGGCCTGCGTGGAAGGTTATCCACAAGGCTGCAACCCAATCACCCGACCGATGAACCGTCCGGCATCGCGGCGAGCATTCTCGACGGGCTGCTGTACGGCAACGGCGACGCCATGATCGGCATCAACCCGGCCACCGACAGCATCGCCTCGATCTGCGCGATGCTGGAAATGCTCGACGCGATCATCCAGCGCTACGACATTCCGACCCAGGCCTGTGTGCTGACCCACGTCACCACTTCTATAGAAGCGATCAACCGTGGCGTGCCGCTGGATCTGGTGTTTCAGTCGATTGCCGGCACCGAAGCGGCCAACGCCAGTTTCGGCATCAACCTGAACATTTTGCGAGAAGGTTATGAAGCGGGCCTGAGCCTCAATCGAGGCACCCTCGGGCAGAACCTGATGTATTTCGAGACCGGTCAGGGCAGCGCGCTGTCGGCCAACGCCCACCACGGCGTCGATCAGCAGACCTGCGAGACAAGGGCCTACGCCGTGGCGCGCCATTTCAAGCCGTTCCTGGTGAACACCGTTGTAGGATTTATCGGCCCGGAATACCTCTACAACGGCAAACAGATCATCCGCGCCGGCCTCGAAGACCATTTCTGCGGCAAGTTGCTCGGTGTGCCGATGGGCTGCGATATCTGCTACACCAACCACGCCGAAGCCGACCAGGACGACATGGACACCCTGCTGACCCTGCTGGGCGTGGCCGGGATCAACTTCATCATGGGCATTCCCGGCTCCGACGACATTATGCTCAACTACCAGACCACTTCGTTCCACGACGCGCTCTACGCGCGTCAGACCCTGGGCCTGAAGCCGGCACCGGAGTTCGAGCAGTGGCTGGCGAACATGGGCATCTTCACCCAGGCGGACGGCAAGGTCCGCTTCGGCAACAACCTGCCGCCGGCTTTCCGCCAGGCCTTGGCGCAACTGGGATGAGTCAGATGGAAAAACCGCCCGTCGATCCGCAAAACCCGTGGCTGGAGCTGCGTCGTCTGACCCCGGCGCGCATCGCCCTCGGTCGCACCGGCACCAGCATGCCGACCCGCGCACAACTGGATTTCCAATATGCCCACGCGCAGGCCCGGGACGCAGTGCATTTGCCGTTCGATCATGCCGGGCTCAGCGCCCAACTGGCTGAACGCCGGCGCGAAAGTCTGCTGCTGCACAGCGCGGCGGTGGATCGCAACAGCTACCTGCAACGCCCGGATCTGGGGCGCAAATTGAGCGATCAATCCGCCCAGACCCTGCGCGACTACGCCCAGACGCATCCGGGCGGTGTAGATCTGGTAATCGTTGTGGCGGACGGTCTCTCGGCGCTGGCGGTGCATCGGCATACCCTGCCGTTCCTGACCCGACTGGAGGAACAAATGAGCGCCGATCAATGGTCGACCGCGCCGGTGGTGCTGGTGGAACAAGGGCGGGTGGCGATTGGCGATGAAATCGGCCAATTGCTGGGCGCCAAAATGGTCGTGATGCTGATCGGAGAGCGTCCGGGCCTCAGTTCGCCGGACAGCCTGGGTTTATATTTCACCTACAATCCAAAGGTCGGTCTCACGGATGCTTACCGCAATTGCATCTCCAACGTGCGGCTGGAAGGGCTCAGCTACGGCATGGCGGCGCATCGCCTGCTGTACCTGATGCGCGAAGCCTGTCGGCGACAGCTGTCGGGCGTCAATCTGAAGGACGAGGCGCAGGTTCAGACGCTGGAATCGGAAGCCGGTGCAGACATGAAGAGTAATTTCCTGCTCGATCCGCCCCCAGCCTGAACCGTTTCCGCATTGCCTTTCTGCGCAGGTTTGAGGCAGGATCGATGCACGGCCGCCCGGGTTTCCCATCGCCGTCAGAGCACGTGAAGACAGCCACTTGAAGGACGAGACCTACCATGCGGATTATCCAAGCGACCCTCGAACACCTGGATTTGCTGACCCCGTTGTTCGTTAAGTACCGCGAGTTTTACGGCTCCCTGCCCTATCCGGACTCGTCCCGGGCGTTTCTCGAAAAGCGCCTGCGACGCAAGGAATCGGTGATCTACCTGGCGCTGGCCGATGACGACGACAAGAAACTCATGGGTTTCTGCCAGCTCTATCCGAGCTTTTCCTCCCTGTCGCTCAAGCGCGTGTGGATCCTCAACGACATCTACGTCGCCGAAGACGCCCGCCGCCAACTGGTGGCCGACAACCTGATCCGCACCGCAAAGAAAATGGCCAAGGAAACCCAGGCTGTGCGCATGCGCGTCTCCACCAGTGCCGACAACGAAGTCGCGCAGAAAACCTACGAATCCATCGGGTTCAAGGAAGACACCGAGTTCAAGAACTACGTGCTGCCGATCAGCGACGAGCTCTGATCGCCGGGCGTACGGCGGGGAGGAAGCGAACGCCCTCCCCGGAATAAATTCCAACCCGACATTTGTTCACACCGACATTCCCCGCTACAAAACCAACACGCTTTTCACCCCTCAGCCCGTATAATCCCGATCTTTCCGGCTTGTAAGAAAAACTACACCCGCTTGTAGGCTTACACGAAGTCATCCGCACAGGCTTGCCGAGTCAGGCCATCACCACAGGTGCCTCCATGGATTTCAACCCGCTCGACCTTATCCTGCATCTCGACGTTTACCTCGACCTGCTGGTGAATAATTACGGGCCATGGATCTACGCCATCCTGTTTCTGGTGATCTTCTGCGAGACCGGTCTGGTGGTGATGCCATTCCTGCCGGGTGATTCCCTGTTGTTCATCGCCGGTGCCGTGGCTGCGGGTGGTGGCATGGACCCGGTGTTGCTGGCGGGGCTGCTGATGCTCGCGGCGATCCTGGGCGACAGCACCAACTACGTGATCGGACGAACGGCGGGCGAAAAGCTGTTCAGCAATCCGAACTCGAAGATCTTCCGCCGCGATTACCTGCAACAGACCCACGATTTCTACGACAAGCACGGCGGCAAAACCGTGACCCTGGCGCGCTTCCTGCCGATCATCCGCACCTTTGCACCGTTCGTTGCCGGTGTCGCGAAAATGCCTTACCCGCGTTTCTTCGGTTTCAGCGTATTCGGCACCGTCCTGTGGGTCGGCGGTCTGGTCACGCTCGGTTACTTCTTCGGCAACGTGCCGTTCATCAAGAAGAACCTGTCGCTGCTGGTGGTCGGCATCATCCTGCTGTCGCTGGTACCGATGATCATCGGCGTGATTCGCAGCCGTTTCGGCGGCGCCAAAGCCCAATCGCACTAAGCCGATGTGGTCGCTGAGCGCCTGGCGCCGCCGGCGCATTCTGGCCAAGCACCCGATTGCCGACGATATGTGGCAGCGGGTGCGTCATCACCTGAGCTTTCTCGATGGCATCACTGCCGCGCAAGACCAGTGGCTGCGCGAAGCCAGCGTGCTGTTCCTCGAAGACAAACACCTGACCGCCCTGCCCGGCGTCGAACTGCATCAGGAACAGCGCCTGCTGCTCGCCGCCCAGGCCCAATTGCCGCTTTTGCATCTCGGCGACCTGAACTGGTATCGGGGTTTCCACGAGATCGTCCTCTACCCCGACGACTTCCTCAGCCCCCAACGCCATCGCGATGCCAGCGGCGTCGAGCATGAATGGGACGGCGAACACAGCGGCGAGGCGTGGCAACAAGGGCCAATCATCCTCGCCTGGCCCGGCGTGATGGCCAGTGGTGGCTGGGAAGGCTACAACCTGGTGATCCACGAACTCGCACACAAACTCGACATGCTCAACGGCGACGCCAACGGCCTGCCACCGCTGCACGCCGATATGCGGGTCAGCGACTGGGCCGAGGTGATGCAGACGGCATACGACGACCTCAATCGCCAGCTCGACCGCAACCCCGATGCCGAAACCGCCATCGACCCGTATGCCGCCGAGAACCCGGCCGAATTCTTCGCCGTCACCAGCGAGTACTTCTTCAGCGCTCCGGATCTGCTGCACGAGGCTTATCCACGGGTGTATGCGCAGTTGCGCCTTTTCTACCGCCAGGATCCGTTGGCCCGCCTGAAGCAACTTCAGGCCACCGACCCGGTCTATCAGGCTCACGAGTAAAGGTCTGCACGACTTCCGGTACGTGGCGTCCACGGCAGAATATGCCTATAATCGCCGCCACTTTTTGGTCAATCCGGCCAAGTGTTTTTGGTCAACTAACGGGGGCAACGCCCAATGAGCTACAGCAAGATTCCGGCTGGCAAAGACCTGCCGAACGACATCTACGTCGCGATCGAGATCCCGGCCAACCACGCGCCGATCAAATACGAAATCGACAAAGACAGCGATTGCCTGTTCGTTGACCGTTTCATGGCCACCCCGATGTTCTACCCGGCCAACTACGGTTACATCCCGAACACCCTGGCTGACGACGGTGATCCCCTCGACGTACTGGTCGTAACCCCTTACCCGGTTGCTCCAGGTTCGGTGATCCGCGCCCGTCCGGTCGGCATCCTGAACATGACCGACGACGGCGGCGGCGATGCCAAAGTCATCGCAGTTCCGCATGACAAGCTGTCCCAGCTGTACGTGGACGTGAAGGAATACACCGACCTGCCAGCCCTGCTGATCCAGCAGATCGAGCACTTCTTCGCGAACTACAAAGATCTCGAAAAAGGCAAATGGGTGAAAATCGAAGGCTGGGACGGTGCAGACGCCGCCCGCGCCGCGATCACCAAGTCGGTTGCTGCCTACAAAGGCTAAGCCTCGCGACCTGCGACACGCTTGAAGAAAACCCCGGTTGATCCGGGGTTTTTTGTGCCTGGCCGCCCAGGGCTTAAACAGCTTGTTTATAGCAGCCTACAGAAAAGTTTTAGTGTGTGTAATTTCCCACAAGGACGCCTTACATCCCGTCGCAAAATTTGCCCTGATTTTGAACGCAAGGTTTATTCAAACCGCTCTAGGCCGGTCGTAGACTCGCGTTTATGAGAAAGAACACTAGCGGTCCAAGATTCAAGGCACTCCTGGAAGCTGCGAACATCACCACCACGGGATTCGCAAAGTTCTGGGGCACGGAAGCCCAAAACGTTCATAACTGGTACACCCGGGGCGTACCCGCGTACCGCCTGGAAGAGGTCGCACGCCTGCTGTCCGTCAACAGCCAATGGCTGAAGACCGGCGAAGGCCCGAAAGAGGCCCCGCACCTGCATACGGACTCGGGCGACATCCTCGATGCCCATGCCATTCGCGGCGTCTACACGGTGCTCGAAACCAACGACATCGAATTGCCGCTCTACAAGGAAGCCCCCACTGCCCCTGGCTCCGACAAGACCCACGTCATCAAAGACCCGGACCAAACCATCCGCCTGCCCCGCAGCCACCTCGAAGCCCTGGAAATCCGCCACTCCGACGCCATCTGCACCCACATGATCGGCAACAGCATGGCCGAGAAAATCGAAGACGGCTCCACCCTCGCCATCGACCGCGGCCTCACCCAGGTGGTGGACGGCGAAATCTACGCCATCGAGCACGACGGCATGCTGCGCATCAAATACCTGCACCGCATGCC
Protein-coding sequences here:
- the ppa gene encoding inorganic diphosphatase, with the translated sequence MSYSKIPAGKDLPNDIYVAIEIPANHAPIKYEIDKDSDCLFVDRFMATPMFYPANYGYIPNTLADDGDPLDVLVVTPYPVAPGSVIRARPVGILNMTDDGGGDAKVIAVPHDKLSQLYVDVKEYTDLPALLIQQIEHFFANYKDLEKGKWVKIEGWDGADAARAAITKSVAAYKG
- a CDS encoding DedA family protein — its product is MDFNPLDLILHLDVYLDLLVNNYGPWIYAILFLVIFCETGLVVMPFLPGDSLLFIAGAVAAGGGMDPVLLAGLLMLAAILGDSTNYVIGRTAGEKLFSNPNSKIFRRDYLQQTHDFYDKHGGKTVTLARFLPIIRTFAPFVAGVAKMPYPRFFGFSVFGTVLWVGGLVTLGYFFGNVPFIKKNLSLLVVGIILLSLVPMIIGVIRSRFGGAKAQSH
- a CDS encoding GNAT family N-acetyltransferase, which translates into the protein MRIIQATLEHLDLLTPLFVKYREFYGSLPYPDSSRAFLEKRLRRKESVIYLALADDDDKKLMGFCQLYPSFSSLSLKRVWILNDIYVAEDARRQLVADNLIRTAKKMAKETQAVRMRVSTSADNEVAQKTYESIGFKEDTEFKNYVLPISDEL
- the eutC gene encoding ethanolamine ammonia-lyase subunit EutC → MSQMEKPPVDPQNPWLELRRLTPARIALGRTGTSMPTRAQLDFQYAHAQARDAVHLPFDHAGLSAQLAERRRESLLLHSAAVDRNSYLQRPDLGRKLSDQSAQTLRDYAQTHPGGVDLVIVVADGLSALAVHRHTLPFLTRLEEQMSADQWSTAPVVLVEQGRVAIGDEIGQLLGAKMVVMLIGERPGLSSPDSLGLYFTYNPKVGLTDAYRNCISNVRLEGLSYGMAAHRLLYLMREACRRQLSGVNLKDEAQVQTLESEAGADMKSNFLLDPPPA
- a CDS encoding ethanolamine ammonia-lyase subunit EutB, producing the protein MAAFAHTVGAQTYRFDSLKDVMAKASPARSGDFLAGVAALNDGERVAAQMALADIPLTHFLQEALIPYEADEVTRLIIDGHDKQAFAVVSHLTVGGFRDWLLSEAADESGLRALAPGLTPEMVAAVSKIMRVQDLVLVAQKIRVVTKFRGTLGLRGRLSTRLQPNHPTDEPSGIAASILDGLLYGNGDAMIGINPATDSIASICAMLEMLDAIIQRYDIPTQACVLTHVTTSIEAINRGVPLDLVFQSIAGTEAANASFGINLNILREGYEAGLSLNRGTLGQNLMYFETGQGSALSANAHHGVDQQTCETRAYAVARHFKPFLVNTVVGFIGPEYLYNGKQIIRAGLEDHFCGKLLGVPMGCDICYTNHAEADQDDMDTLLTLLGVAGINFIMGIPGSDDIMLNYQTTSFHDALYARQTLGLKPAPEFEQWLANMGIFTQADGKVRFGNNLPPAFRQALAQLG
- a CDS encoding helix-turn-helix transcriptional regulator, with the protein product MRKNTSGPRFKALLEAANITTTGFAKFWGTEAQNVHNWYTRGVPAYRLEEVARLLSVNSQWLKTGEGPKEAPHLHTDSGDILDAHAIRGVYTVLETNDIELPLYKEAPTAPGSDKTHVIKDPDQTIRLPRSHLEALEIRHSDAICTHMIGNSMAEKIEDGSTLAIDRGLTQVVDGEIYAIEHDGMLRIKYLHRMPGNALRLRSHNSAEYPDEIFRAAQIEEQRIHVLGWVFWWSTLGKRRPVVPFL
- a CDS encoding zinc-dependent peptidase, whose amino-acid sequence is MWSLSAWRRRRILAKHPIADDMWQRVRHHLSFLDGITAAQDQWLREASVLFLEDKHLTALPGVELHQEQRLLLAAQAQLPLLHLGDLNWYRGFHEIVLYPDDFLSPQRHRDASGVEHEWDGEHSGEAWQQGPIILAWPGVMASGGWEGYNLVIHELAHKLDMLNGDANGLPPLHADMRVSDWAEVMQTAYDDLNRQLDRNPDAETAIDPYAAENPAEFFAVTSEYFFSAPDLLHEAYPRVYAQLRLFYRQDPLARLKQLQATDPVYQAHE